Within the Hypericibacter adhaerens genome, the region GCCCCATGCCGGGCAATATCCGCTCCCAGGTCGACGAGAAGCATGTCATCTGGGACGTGGCCGAGATCGAGGTCTTCATGGCGATCGATCTGGGCCGGCAGGGCCTGCTGGAGCCGATCGACTACTCGGTCGTCGACAAGACGAAGGTGCAGCCCGGCTATGCGCTGGAGTTCGGCATCTGCAACTACACCTACAGCACCGTCGTCACCTACGACACCGCCAAGACCGGCGCCGAACCGCCCAAGACCTGGGTGGATTTCTTCAACCTCGAGAAATATCCGGGCAAGCGCGCCATCTGGAAATACGGCATCGGCGCCTGGGAGGCGGTGCTGCTGGGCGACGGGGTGGCGCCCGAGAAGCTCTATCCGCTCGATATCGACCGCGCCATCAAGGCCGCCCGCAAGCTCGGCGACAACATCATCTATTTCGAGAGCGGCGCCGACAGCCAGCAGATGCTGCTCACGGGCGAGATCGCGATGGGGGCGCTCTGGCACACGCGCGCGAGCGTGCTCGACCGCGACACCAAGGGCAAGGTGACCTGGACCTGGAACCAGGGCGCGCTCAGCGCCTCCTCCTGGACCATCCCGAAGGGCTCGCAGCATGTCGCGGCGGCGCAGAAATTCATCGCCTCGACCCAGATTCCCGAGCGCCAGATCGAGGTGTTCAAGATCATGGGCAATGGCTGCGCCAATCCCGCGGCCTCGGCAATGCTGCCGCCCGAGCTCGCCCGCGTCGATCCGGGCCGGGCGGAGAACCTGAAGCAGCAGGTCCTGATCGACCAGCAGGCCTATGCCGGCAATTACGACGCCTGGCTGAACAAATGGCTGGACGGGATCTCGGGATAACGCGCCCACCACCGGCGGCCTCGTCGCCCGAGGCCGCCTAGTTGGACTTCTTCCGGCGACGGTGGCCGCTGACCTCCATGCCGTCCTCCGGCCGCAGCAGGAGGAAGCCCGGCAGCGCCAGCAGCGGGATGAGCGCCATGAGCAGGAAGGCTTCGTGGAAGCGCTCGGGCGTCAGCGGCTGGCCGCCCCAGGTGAGCAGGCCCAGGATCATCGCGCTCAGCGAGACGCCGAAGCTGACCGTGAGCTGCTGCAGCACGCCGCCGAGGCTGGTCGCGCGGCTGAGCTTGTCGGACGGCATCTCGGCATAGGAGAGCGTGTTCGAGGTCATGAACTGCGCCGAGCGCATCAGGCCGAACAACGCGATGACGATCACGGTGATCCAGTCGGCCGTGCCGGCCTCGATGAAGCCGAAGGCGGCGACGATGCCCGCGCCCAGCAACGCGCTCCAGAACAGAAGCCGATCGAAGC harbors:
- a CDS encoding ABC transporter substrate-binding protein, whose amino-acid sequence is MKNDRNLQALEIAHAYRNGRISRRRFIETCALLGIAPAALGLARSAAAAEEIVIANWGGDAEHAEGEGWGKPFTADTGIGVKIDGSGPMPGNIRSQVDEKHVIWDVAEIEVFMAIDLGRQGLLEPIDYSVVDKTKVQPGYALEFGICNYTYSTVVTYDTAKTGAEPPKTWVDFFNLEKYPGKRAIWKYGIGAWEAVLLGDGVAPEKLYPLDIDRAIKAARKLGDNIIYFESGADSQQMLLTGEIAMGALWHTRASVLDRDTKGKVTWTWNQGALSASSWTIPKGSQHVAAAQKFIASTQIPERQIEVFKIMGNGCANPAASAMLPPELARVDPGRAENLKQQVLIDQQAYAGNYDAWLNKWLDGISG